A single region of the Montipora capricornis isolate CH-2021 chromosome 13, ASM3666992v2, whole genome shotgun sequence genome encodes:
- the LOC138029645 gene encoding glyoxylate/hydroxypyruvate reductase A-like isoform X1, producing the protein MAASVRKVTTVHVCSSVPNLASYLSKRLPHIKVIDVPAGCSEEVNMLQDAKVILADPKIAWHPSKLPLLEWLQLTSAGVDRFIEKINPQQSRSYLLSRFGGVFGAYIAQYVIGHIISWERGFRKMWTDQQTTQWDEIWRKKNKYRLMPQLSIGILGLGDIGRTVAKTCKSMGMTVWGLGRQEKCQETTFVDHYCTLSNLPELLQSCDYVCNILPSTPATKNMLSGSVLECGKNNSPVFINVGRGDIIDEKSLIHALHQGWISGAILDVFKVEPLPKESALWKMSQVVITPHIAAVTFPEEVADLFVENISLYERGETLKFLVDVEKGY; encoded by the exons ATGGCTGCATCTGTGAGAAAGGTGACTACTGTTCACGTGTGTTCTTCCGTTCCCAACCTGGCCAGCTACCTCTCCAAACGTTTGCCACATATAAAGGTTATCGATGTCCCTGCTGGATGTAGCGAAG AGGTAAACATGCTGCAGGATGCCAAAGTTATACTGGCAGACCCAAAAATTGCATGGCACCCATCCAAACTGCCTTTGCTTGAATGGCTTCAACTAACTTCTGCTGGAGTGGATAGATTTATTGAGAAGATCAACCCACAGCAATCAAGATCATATCTTTTATCAAGATTTGGTGGTGTGTTTGGTGCGTACATTGCGCAGTATGTTATTGGCCATATTATTTCATGGGAAAGAGGATTTAGAAAAATGTGGACTGATCAGCAGACCACCCAGTG GGATGAAATctggaggaagaaaaacaaataccGTTTGATGCCTCAACTAAGCATAGGCATTTTAGGTCTTGGAGATATAGGAAGGACAGTTGCCAAAACATGCAAATCTATGGGTATGACTGTGTGGGGATTGGGACGCCAGGAAAAATGCCAGGAAACAACTTTTGTGGATCATTATTGCACTTTGTCAAATCTCCCTGAGCTGCTACAGTCCTGTGATTATGTTTGCAATATACTGCCAAGTACACCTGCCACTAAGAATATGCTGTCCGGAAGTGTGCTAGAATGCGGCAAAAACAATTCTCCTGTTTTTATTAACGTTGGCAGAGGAGATATCATTGATGAAAAAAGCCTTATCCATGCATTACATCAAGGATGGATATCAGGTGCAATTTTAGATGTGTTTAAAGTAGAACCATTGCCAAAGGAAAGTGCCTTGTGGAAGATGTCTCAAGTAGTGATTACACCTCACATAGCTGCCGTGACATTCCCAGAGGAG gtTGCAGATTTGTTTGTGGAAAACATTTCCTTGTATGAAAGAGGAGAGACACTTAAATTTCTTGTGGATGTGGAGAAGGGATATTAA
- the LOC138029645 gene encoding glyoxylate/hydroxypyruvate reductase A-like isoform X2, with the protein MLQDAKVILADPKIAWHPSKLPLLEWLQLTSAGVDRFIEKINPQQSRSYLLSRFGGVFGAYIAQYVIGHIISWERGFRKMWTDQQTTQWDEIWRKKNKYRLMPQLSIGILGLGDIGRTVAKTCKSMGMTVWGLGRQEKCQETTFVDHYCTLSNLPELLQSCDYVCNILPSTPATKNMLSGSVLECGKNNSPVFINVGRGDIIDEKSLIHALHQGWISGAILDVFKVEPLPKESALWKMSQVVITPHIAAVTFPEEVADLFVENISLYERGETLKFLVDVEKGY; encoded by the exons ATGCTGCAGGATGCCAAAGTTATACTGGCAGACCCAAAAATTGCATGGCACCCATCCAAACTGCCTTTGCTTGAATGGCTTCAACTAACTTCTGCTGGAGTGGATAGATTTATTGAGAAGATCAACCCACAGCAATCAAGATCATATCTTTTATCAAGATTTGGTGGTGTGTTTGGTGCGTACATTGCGCAGTATGTTATTGGCCATATTATTTCATGGGAAAGAGGATTTAGAAAAATGTGGACTGATCAGCAGACCACCCAGTG GGATGAAATctggaggaagaaaaacaaataccGTTTGATGCCTCAACTAAGCATAGGCATTTTAGGTCTTGGAGATATAGGAAGGACAGTTGCCAAAACATGCAAATCTATGGGTATGACTGTGTGGGGATTGGGACGCCAGGAAAAATGCCAGGAAACAACTTTTGTGGATCATTATTGCACTTTGTCAAATCTCCCTGAGCTGCTACAGTCCTGTGATTATGTTTGCAATATACTGCCAAGTACACCTGCCACTAAGAATATGCTGTCCGGAAGTGTGCTAGAATGCGGCAAAAACAATTCTCCTGTTTTTATTAACGTTGGCAGAGGAGATATCATTGATGAAAAAAGCCTTATCCATGCATTACATCAAGGATGGATATCAGGTGCAATTTTAGATGTGTTTAAAGTAGAACCATTGCCAAAGGAAAGTGCCTTGTGGAAGATGTCTCAAGTAGTGATTACACCTCACATAGCTGCCGTGACATTCCCAGAGGAG gtTGCAGATTTGTTTGTGGAAAACATTTCCTTGTATGAAAGAGGAGAGACACTTAAATTTCTTGTGGATGTGGAGAAGGGATATTAA